In a genomic window of Telopea speciosissima isolate NSW1024214 ecotype Mountain lineage chromosome 5, Tspe_v1, whole genome shotgun sequence:
- the LOC122661266 gene encoding ferredoxin--NADP reductase, leaf isozyme, chloroplastic-like, with protein sequence MAAALTAAVSLPSSNSSSLSSRTSITPLERISYNKSCLYSRNVSVGRKVALVRAQVTTETPTKVEKVSKKNEEGVVVNKFKPKNPYIGKCLLNTKITADDAPGETWHMVFGTEGEIPYREGQSIGVIADGVDKNGKPHKLRLYSIASSALGDFGDSKTVSLCVKRLVYTNDQGELVKGVCSNFLCDLKPGAEVKLTGPVGKEMLMPKDPNATIIMLATGTGIAPFRSFLWKMFFEKHEDYEFKGLAWLFLGVPTSSSLLYKEEFEKMKDKAPENLRVDFAVSREQTNEKGDKMYIQTRMAQYAEELWELLKKDNTYVYMCGLKGMEKGIDDIMVSLAAKDGIDWNEYKRDLKKAEQWNVEVY encoded by the exons ATGGCTGCTGCGCTCACTGCCGCAGTCTCTCTCCCATCctccaattcttcttctctttccagtAGAACCTCTATTACTCCCTTGGAAAGAATCAGCTACAACAAG AGCTGCTTATACTCCAGGAATGTCTCTGTTGGTAGGAAAGTAGCTCTTGTCAGAGCCCAGGTAACCACAGAAACCCCTACTAAGGTAGAGAAGGTCTCCAAGAAGAATGAGGAAGGTGTGGTGGTTAACAAATTCAAGCCCAAGAACCCCTACATTGGCAAATGCCTTCTTAACACCAAGATCACTGCTGACGATGCTCCGGGCGAAACTTGGCATATGGTCTTCGGCACCGAGG GGGAGATCCCATACAGAGAAGGGCAATCTATTGGGGTTATTGCGGATGGTGTTGACAAGAATGGGAAACCCCACAAACTGAGGTTGTACTCAATTGCTAGCAGTGCCCTTGGGGACTTTGGAGACTCCAAGACC GTTTCTCTGTGTGTGAAGAGGCTTGTTTACACAAATGATCAAGGGGAACTAGTCAAGGGAGTCTGCTCGAACTTCCTTT GTGACCTGAAACCTGGAGCTGAGGTGAAGCTAACCGGACCTGTTGGGAAAGAGATGCTTATGCCCAAAGATCCTAACGCCACCATAATAATG CTTGCCACTGGAACTGGAATTGCTCCTTTCAGATCATTCTTATGGAAAATGTTCTTTGAGAAGCATGAAGACTACGAG TTCAAAGGTTTGGCTTGGCTCTTCTTGGGTGTTCCCACAAGTAGTTCATTGCTTTACAAGGAG GAATTTGAGAAGATGAAGGACAAAGCACCAGAAAACCTTAGGGTTGACTTTGCTGTAAGCAGAGAGCAAACAAATGAGAAGGGTGATAAGATGTACATCCAAACACGAATGGCCCAGTATGCTGAGGAATTATGGGAATTACTCAAGAAAGACAACACCTATGTCTACATGTGTGGGTTGAAGGGAATGGAGAAGGGAATTGATGACATAATGGTGTCTTTGGCTGCTAAAGATG GCATTGATTGGAATGAGTACAAAAGGGACTTGAAGAAGGCAGAGCAGTGGAATGTGGAAGTCTATTGA
- the LOC122662639 gene encoding uncharacterized protein LOC122662639: MADIVKQILAKPIQLADHVTKAADDVYSFKQECAELKSKTEKLAALLRQAARASNDLYERPTRRIIDDTEQVLDKALALVFKCRGNGLMKRVFTIIPAAAFKKMSSHLENSIGDVSWLLRVSASAGDRDDEYLGLPPIAANEPILCLIWEQIATLYTGSLEDRSDAAASLVSLARDNDRYGKLIIEEGGVMPLLKLVKDGKFEGQENAARAIGLLSRDPESVEHMMHAGVCSVFAKILKDGPMKVQAMVAWAVSELAAHHPKCQDLFAQNNIIRLLVSHLAFETIQEHSKYAVTSNKAAPMSIHSVLMASNNPNPNANGSPSATNSHQPNEDESQISHPMGRQQPNQMLNVVTNTMAARNVSKPPQPPGNIANNSHQSNHVKNSKQNRHHQQHHLQHGTLVGGSIKGREFEDPTIKANLKAMAAKALWHLAKGNSAICRSITESRALLCFAVLLEKGPDEVQYNSAMALMEITAVAEQDADLRRSAFKPNSPAAKAVFDQLLSIVQKADSDLLVPSVTAMGNLARTFRATETRIIGPLVLLLDDREGDVSREAAIALTKFACTENYLHVDHCKAIINAGGAKHLIQLVYFSEQIVQIPALVLLSYIALHVPDSEALAQAEVLTVLEWASKQGYMMQDPTVDTLLPEAKGRLELYQSRGSRGFH; this comes from the coding sequence ATGGCTGACATCGTGAAGCAGATCCTGGCAAAGCCGATCCAATTGGCGGACCATGTGACCAAGGCTGCCGATGATGTCTATTCTTTCAAGCAAGAGTGCGCGGAGCTTAAAtccaaaaccgagaaactcgcggCCCTCCTCCGCCAGGCCGCCCGTGCCAGCAACGACCTCTATGAGCGCCCAACTCGCCGCATCATCGACGACACAGAGCAGGTCCTGGACAAGGCCCTCGCCCTAGTCTTCAAGTGCCGCGGCAATGGCCTCATGAAGCGCGTCTTCACCATCATACCCGCTGCTGCCTTCAAGAAGATGTCATCCCATCTCGAAAACTCCATTGGTGATGTCTCCTGGCTCCTCCGTGTTTCTGCGTCCGCAGGCGACCGTGACGATGAGTACCTGGGCCTTCCCCCTATCGCTGCCAATGAGCCCATCCTCTGCCTCATCTGGGAACAGATCGCTACTCTCTACACTGGATCCCTAGAGGACAGGTCCGACGCCGCCGCTTCCCTCGTCTCTCTCGCCCGCGACAATGACCGATATGGTAAGCTCATAATCGAGGAAGGAGGGGTGATGCCCCTCCTGAAGTTGgtgaaagatggaaaatttgAAGGCCAGGAGAACGCTGCCCGTGCGATTGGCCTCCTCAGCCGTGACCCGGAAAGCGTTGAGCATATGATGCACGCTGGTGTCTGCTCAGTGTTTGCGAAAATCCTCAAAGACGGTCCCATGAAGGTTCAGGCCATGGTGGCCTGGGCTGTGTCTGAGCTCGCTGCTCATCACCCTAAATGCCAGGACCTTTTCGCCCAGAACAATATAATTCGGCTGCTCGTTAGCCATCTCGCCTTCGAGACCATTCAAGAACACAGTAAATATGCCGTGACCAGTAACAAAGCTGCGCCCATGTCCATCCATTCGGTCCTAATGGCTAGTAATAATCCTAATCCCAACGCCAACGGCAGCCCCTCCGCCACTAACAGTCACCAACCCAATGAAGACGAGAGTCAGATCTCTCATCCAATGGGTCGCCAACAGCCCAACCAGATGCTTAATGTGGTCACAAACACCATGGCTGCGAGAAACGTATCGAAGCCACCCCAACCGCCCGGTAACATTGCCAACAACAGTCACCAAAGCAACCACGTCAAAAATTCGAAACAAAATCGCCATCATCAACAGCATCACCTTCAACACGGCACTCTGGTCGGGGGTAGCATTAAAGGGAGGGAATTTGAAGACCCGACCATCAAGGCCAATTTGAAGGCCATGGCAGCGAAAGCTCTTTGGCACCTTGCCAAGGGAAATTCTGCCATTTGCCGGAGCATCACCGAGTCCAGAGCGCTCCTCTGCTTTGCGGTCCTCTTGGAGAAGGGCCCAGACGAGGTCCAATACAATTCAGCTATGGCGTTGATGGAGATCACTGCTGTGGCAGAGCAAGACGCTGACCTTAGACGGTCTGCATTCAAGCCCAATTCCCCTGCCGCCAAGGCCGTCTTCGACCAGTTACTGAGCATCGTACAGAAGGCCGATTCGGACCTCCTCGTACCCAGCGTCACGGCCATGGGCAACTTGGCAAGGACTTTCCGAGCCACAGAGACGAGGATAATTGGACCACTGGTGCTATTGCTTGATGATAGAGAAGGGGATGTTTCTAGGGAGGCTGCCATTGCCCTCACTAAGTTTGCCTGCACTGAGAATTACCTACATGTTGACCACTGTAAGGCCATAATCAACGCAGGAGGGGCGAAGCATCTAATTCAGCTTGTGTATTTTAGCGAACAGATTGTGCAGATACCGGCATTGGTTCTGTTAAGCTACATTGCGTTGCATGTCCCCGATAGCGAGGCACTTGCGCAAGCGGAGGTCCTTACAGTGCTCGAATGGGCTTCGAAGCAGGGGTACATGATGCAAGATCCCACTGTTGACACATTATTGCCGGAAGCCAAAGGTAGGTTGGAACTCTACCAATCCAGAGGTTCAAGGGGATTCCATTGA